The Nitrospinota bacterium nucleotide sequence GCCCGTGGGCCCTTTGATGGCCAGCGAGCCGACCTCCTGGGGCGGACACTCCTCGCCCTCTTCATTGAGGACCCGGATGTCGAAGCCGGGCAGTTTCCATCCAATCGAGGAGGAGTTCGGCTCTGGAGCGACGGCGTTGGAAGTCACCAGGTGGATCATCTCTGTGGCGCCGAGCCCCTCGTAAATCTCGTGACCTGTCTTCGCCTTCCAGGCATCGAACGTCGCCGGGGTCAGAGAGTCGCCCCCGGTGGTGTACATCCGGACGCTGGAGAAGTCGAAATCCGAGAAGTTCTTCTGGGCCAGGAGGACCCTGTAGGCCGTCGGCAGACCCGTGAAGACTGTAATCTGGTGCTTTGGGACGAGACTGAGCATCTCCTGGGGCTCGAACCTTGGAATGAGGCTCACGGCTGAGCCGAAGCGAAATGGGATGAGAGCGAATGTGCCGTAGCCGGCGGCGAAGGAGACGGGTGCGCCACCGCCCAGGGTATCCTCCGGGGTGAGCTTCCAGACGTGCTTGCCCACGATGTCCGTCTCAATGAGGGTCTGGCCCACGAAGTGGCAGCAGCCCTTGGGGGGACCCGTCGTGCCGGAAGTGTAGAGGATTAAAGCGAGGTCGTCCTTCTTCATCTTGGTCGGCTCGAGCTCGGGGCTTCCCGCCCCCACGAGCTTCTCAAAAGAGAGCAGGCCCTTGCCTTCAAGCTCCTCCGCATCACCACCCGAGATGATAATGTGCTTGGTGAACTCCATGGCCTCTCGGGCCTTTTCCACCTCGGGGAGTATGGGGGCGGTGCTGAACAGGCCAACCGCCTCGGCGTTGTTTGCGGCGAAGGATATCTCGTCTTTCGACCATAGAGGGCTCATTGTAATCGGCACGGCGCCGATCTTCATAATGGCGAAGTTCGCGATTATCGCCGCCGGGCCGTTTGTCATCCTGAGCGCAATCCGGTCGAGGGATTCCACCCCCAGCTCCTTCAGGCTGTTGCCCAGGCTGTTTACGGATTCGTAGACCTGCTGGTAGGTCCAGCTTTTGTCCATGAACTTAATCGCAACGTTGTCGCCCCGTCCCTCCTTGATGTGGATGTCCAGCATCTCTTCGGTGAGGTTGATCTCGTCGGGAAGGTTCTCATACTCGGCAGGTATAAGGTAATCCGGCAGAAGGTCCGGGGGGGGCAGGCAGTCCTCACGAATTTTTGCCATCTCAGTCCTCCTCCTCTTTAGGGGGAGAGGTGGAGCGGCACGCGCTTTTAAAGGCCGCCCCGACCTGGAACTCTTCCTACTCGGGAAGCCCGTCGGAGATAATCAAGTCGATCGCTTCGTTGACTAGGAGCATCTTTGCTAATACCTTGTCGGTCCGCGGAAAGACCTCCGAGGGCTTTTTGTCGTCGCCTTTGTAAAAGCCGCTCAGAGCGGGGACGTCCTTGCCGAAGTTTTCCTCCAGGCCTCCCTTTGCACCAAAGATGGCCCGCTTGTCCATGGGCGGAGAGTTACAGGCCGCGTGATAATCCCTGAAGACGTCCACTCCGGAGGCTATGTCGACGATCTCGACCTCCACCCCTTTGCCCTCAAGATCTTTGAGCTGCTCGAGGGCCTTGTCGTTGTCACACGGATAGGTCTCCCCAACCTCATCCTGAGTGCTGTAGAAAAACTTCACCTTTTCAAATCGCATAGCCTGAAATCCTCCACATTCGTTTTTCGGATTACCGACAACACCGTCACGGCTCTGCCTGTGTTTTGTGTGTCCGGTAGGTAGAAATTGTCTACCGTACCGCTATTAATTATTAATGCTTCTCCTGTCCTAGAACTCTCAATAGATTGTCTTTAGGCCGGTCGAATGGTTAAATAGCGTCCTCAATACGATAAGTCCTCGACTTGACGGAGCCGATCGGCCAGGTCCTCCCCTTCTAGCTCGTGGAAATCCACCCCCAGGGCTTGCTCCAGATTTGCTATCTCTTTCTCCATAAATTCCTTGGGGGGCGCGGAGAAATCGACCATATTTGTATCTCGATTGAGAGTTGCCATGGCGGCATTGTCGAGACCCCCGGAGCCCAGTTGGAAGGTGACAAAAATCTTCGTCCCCTCCTCGTTCATGTGAACTCCACGAAACCCTTCAAAGAGGTAGTCATACTCGACCAGGTAGATTTGCTCCCAGACCAGGCTAAGAGCTTCTTCAACCTCGTGGCGCTCAAGGCGTTCGTCCACGCAAAACAGCCTAGAACTCGGATGTTTGGGTTTGGACATAATTGCCCTTCGGCCT carries:
- a CDS encoding acyl-CoA synthetase, whose translation is MAKIREDCLPPPDLLPDYLIPAEYENLPDEINLTEEMLDIHIKEGRGDNVAIKFMDKSWTYQQVYESVNSLGNSLKELGVESLDRIALRMTNGPAAIIANFAIMKIGAVPITMSPLWSKDEISFAANNAEAVGLFSTAPILPEVEKAREAMEFTKHIIISGGDAEELEGKGLLSFEKLVGAGSPELEPTKMKKDDLALILYTSGTTGPPKGCCHFVGQTLIETDIVGKHVWKLTPEDTLGGGAPVSFAAGYGTFALIPFRFGSAVSLIPRFEPQEMLSLVPKHQITVFTGLPTAYRVLLAQKNFSDFDFSSVRMYTTGGDSLTPATFDAWKAKTGHEIYEGLGATEMIHLVTSNAVAPEPNSSSIGWKLPGFDIRVLNEEGEECPPQEVGSLAIKGPTGICYWKPYVDDERLLENQKSAVRNGWNILGDAVYRDDEGYIFFVSREGDMIKSSGYRIGPAEVEEALLLHPAVADSCVIGSPDPVRGENTVAYCVLAEGSEESDELKKEIVDSCRDHVAVYKLPRELHFVESLPKTPTGKLLRRIVREWEKERVGN